The following proteins are co-located in the Alcaligenes faecalis genome:
- the modB gene encoding molybdate ABC transporter permease subunit → MSCSSSSLGLSVYVLAATLVAQLVLGVALAWVLARKRFPGHGLLDSLVSLPLVFPPIVIGYLLLLALGRQGWLASATGWSPNIVFQPAALLIAAFIAGLPLMVKPVQNSMNGLSPRLREAAATLGHGSWSYFFRVELPLLRPALATGLILSGGRALGEVGISLMLGGNIAGRTETLSLSIYNAVLDGDTDCANALSWMLGLTALACFWALRRYGNQK, encoded by the coding sequence ATGAGCTGCTCCAGCAGCTCGCTGGGCCTGAGTGTCTATGTGCTGGCCGCCACCCTGGTGGCCCAATTGGTTCTGGGGGTGGCACTGGCCTGGGTACTGGCCAGAAAACGCTTTCCAGGCCACGGATTACTCGATTCGCTGGTGAGCCTGCCGCTGGTTTTCCCACCGATTGTCATCGGTTATTTGCTGCTGCTTGCCTTGGGCAGACAGGGTTGGCTGGCCAGTGCCACCGGCTGGTCACCCAATATTGTTTTTCAGCCTGCGGCCTTGCTGATCGCCGCCTTTATTGCAGGGCTGCCATTGATGGTCAAACCTGTGCAAAACAGCATGAACGGCCTGTCGCCACGGCTGCGTGAAGCAGCGGCCACACTGGGCCACGGCTCCTGGTCCTACTTCTTCCGGGTGGAATTGCCCTTGCTGCGGCCCGCCCTGGCCACAGGCCTGATTTTGTCCGGCGGCAGGGCGTTGGGCGAAGTCGGGATCTCACTGATGTTGGGTGGCAATATCGCGGGCCGTACCGAAACCCTGTCTTTATCTATCTACAACGCCGTGCTCGATGGCGACACAGACTGTGCCAATGCGCTGTCCTGGATGCTGGGGCTGACGGCATTAGCCTGCTTTTGGGCGCTGCGGCGCTACGGGAATCAAAAATGA